A single window of Bacteroidota bacterium DNA harbors:
- the kynU gene encoding kynureninase: protein MKYQNNKEFAKQLDKEDPLVSYRKQFHFPIIKGNKQIYFCGNSLGLQPKGVKKAVNEELDAWAELGVEGHFKSKFDWFGYHHFLTAMSARLVGAKNKEVVVMNNLTTNLHLMMVSFYRPTKTRFKILMEANPFPSDRYALESQIKFHGFDPAKTLIELKPKEGKHNLCTDDIISTIEEHKDSLALVMMGGVNYYTGQAFEMDKITEAAHNIGALAGFDLAHAAGNLHLQLNKWKVDFAVWCTYKYLNSGPGGTSGVYINEKHVADKTLPRFAGWWGNNEKTRFLMQKEFDPTPTAEGWQLSNAQILPMAVHRTSLEMFDKAGIKNLRKKSVLLTGYLEYLLNDLAIEDISILTPKHPDHRGCQLSIVAKARGKKLHAYLQKHHIISDWREPDVIRVAPVPLYNSFIDVWELADRIRKFYMG from the coding sequence ATGAAATATCAAAATAATAAAGAATTTGCCAAGCAGCTTGATAAAGAAGATCCACTAGTATCTTATCGCAAGCAGTTTCATTTCCCAATAATAAAGGGTAACAAACAAATATATTTTTGTGGAAATTCATTAGGTCTGCAACCTAAAGGCGTAAAGAAAGCAGTGAACGAGGAGCTTGATGCTTGGGCAGAGCTGGGTGTGGAAGGGCATTTCAAAAGCAAGTTCGATTGGTTCGGCTACCATCATTTTCTTACGGCCATGTCGGCACGATTGGTGGGTGCAAAAAATAAAGAGGTGGTGGTGATGAATAACCTCACTACCAATCTGCATTTGATGATGGTAAGTTTTTACAGACCTACCAAAACCCGTTTCAAAATTTTGATGGAGGCAAATCCATTCCCAAGCGACCGTTATGCACTCGAATCGCAAATTAAATTTCATGGGTTCGATCCTGCAAAAACGTTGATAGAATTAAAACCCAAAGAAGGCAAACATAATTTGTGTACCGATGATATTATTAGCACTATTGAAGAGCATAAGGATAGTCTTGCATTGGTGATGATGGGTGGCGTAAACTATTATACGGGTCAAGCATTTGAGATGGATAAAATTACGGAGGCTGCCCATAATATTGGAGCATTGGCAGGTTTCGATTTGGCCCATGCTGCAGGCAATTTGCATTTGCAATTGAATAAATGGAAAGTAGATTTTGCTGTGTGGTGTACTTATAAATACTTGAACTCTGGCCCAGGTGGCACATCGGGTGTATATATAAATGAGAAGCATGTGGCTGATAAAACCTTGCCGAGGTTTGCGGGTTGGTGGGGCAATAATGAAAAGACAAGGTTCTTGATGCAAAAAGAATTTGACCCTACACCTACTGCAGAGGGCTGGCAGTTAAGCAATGCACAAATATTGCCTATGGCAGTGCATCGTACATCGCTCGAAATGTTTGACAAAGCAGGAATCAAAAATCTGAGAAAAAAAAGTGTATTGCTCACTGGCTACCTCGAATATTTATTGAATGATTTGGCCATAGAAGATATTTCTATACTTACGCCCAAGCACCCTGACCACCGCGGTTGTCAGCTATCGATAGTAGCCAAAGCAAGAGGCAAAAAATTGCATGCATATTTGCAAAAACACCATATCATATCAGATTGGCGAGAGCCAGATGTGATTCGTGTTGCCCCGGTGCCCTTATATAATTCTTTTATAGATGTGTGGGAATTGGCTGACAGGATAAGGAAATTCTATATGGGTTAG
- a CDS encoding GNAT family N-acetyltransferase, which translates to MIEIKKVDSSADMENNFKIRNSVFVDELGMIPNDEHDHYDKERKCRYYIALYNNEPVGASRWREGGSGYKFERMCVLKDQRGKGIGAALLQKMMDDIPENLQLTLGCPTELIPFYEKFGFRKREKTYWESNVMYQHMKFYPEKTNN; encoded by the coding sequence ATGATTGAAATTAAAAAGGTAGATAGTTCTGCCGACATGGAAAATAATTTCAAAATCCGCAATTCGGTTTTTGTTGACGAACTTGGTATGATTCCAAACGATGAGCATGACCATTATGATAAGGAACGCAAATGCAGATATTATATAGCACTGTATAATAACGAACCTGTTGGAGCATCAAGATGGAGAGAAGGTGGGTCTGGTTATAAGTTTGAAAGAATGTGTGTGCTTAAGGATCAGAGAGGCAAAGGAATTGGAGCTGCTTTGTTGCAAAAAATGATGGACGATATCCCCGAAAATTTACAATTAACCCTGGGATGCCCAACTGAATTGATACCTTTCTATGAGAAATTTGGTTTTCGTAAACGTGAGAAAACTTACTGGGAGTCGAATGTGATGTACCAGCACATGAAGTTTTATCCCGAAAAAACAAATAATTAA
- a CDS encoding glycoside hydrolase family 3 N-terminal domain-containing protein: MQKLISLYIYVFLSSSTLYAQYLPNLPIGIEGEHWVDSVFKTLTPERKVGQLFMISEFSDSAQSLAIENECLIKDYGIGGLCFFKGGPMRQAILCNKLQSYCKVPMLISMDAEWGLAMRLDSVISYPKQMALGTVANEKHCYILGKQMAEQCQRLGVHISFSPVADVNNNPLNPVIGDRSFGEDKEKVSKRAVQYMKGLQEGHVMACAKHFPGHGNTESDSHLDLPIIHQPIAEIDTVELYPFRHLFAAGVASVMAAHLYIPAIDSTQNTATSISEKAVTELLKTKLGYTGLVITDGLAMKGVAKFYTPHELALKALKAGNDILLCAEDVPQSVSYILDAVKKGKLKMSEIDISVKKILAAKYWVGLANYKAIDTANLYNGLNKPDYYEARQLMAQDAVCLVNLHNKLLPLKPGQKIIAVSVGTGKLTRFQEMLSLYTPMQILALDKYQGTAYFDSIIQILKKADVVIASVQNTSRFLTKQFGLTSNEINFVNALPRNKTLLVHFGNVYALDSFENFRNIINANEDWEHYQEAAAQLISGSIFRMDQATLPVSASKEYSYNMGEGFPFLRRPYHDLNNTSAKLLEHKIDSIVKAAIDSQATPGCQILVSHQGRLVLHKAYGTHTYIDSQLVKLNDIYDIASVTKIMSTTLAVMKLVENGDIKLDEKLSTYLKDLRKTNKKDIILKDVLTHRAGLQEWIPFYQYTLMDKQPSPYIYMNRKYEDYTIQVADSLWMNEKYIDTIWQTIYKSTLIEPGKYAYSDIGFILLQKLVEKVSGKKLDNYMNHNFYEPMGFATMTYNPMEKFTKQKLIATENDSAFRRQLIHGFVHDPAAAMMGGVAGHAGVFSNAFDIFQIMQMLMNNGSYQGKTYFKPETVALFNKAHFAGLRRGLGFDKPETTVGKGSPCTKYASPETFGHQGFTGTCTWADPTNSIIIVFLSNRVNPDAANTKLSKMNVRTAIQDAAYEVLVK, from the coding sequence ATGCAGAAATTGATTTCTTTATATATATATGTTTTCTTAAGCTCGAGCACCTTGTATGCACAGTACTTGCCAAACTTGCCGATTGGAATTGAAGGTGAGCATTGGGTAGATTCAGTATTTAAAACACTCACTCCTGAGCGAAAAGTGGGTCAGTTATTTATGATCTCTGAATTTAGTGACAGTGCTCAATCGTTAGCTATAGAAAATGAGTGCTTGATAAAAGACTACGGCATTGGTGGCTTATGTTTTTTTAAGGGAGGCCCGATGCGTCAAGCAATATTATGCAATAAACTACAATCGTATTGTAAAGTACCTATGCTTATCTCTATGGATGCCGAGTGGGGATTAGCCATGCGACTCGATAGTGTAATTAGTTATCCAAAACAAATGGCATTGGGAACTGTAGCTAATGAAAAACATTGTTATATATTGGGCAAACAAATGGCGGAGCAATGCCAGAGACTAGGCGTTCATATTAGCTTCTCGCCAGTTGCCGATGTAAATAACAATCCGCTGAATCCAGTTATTGGTGACCGCTCATTTGGCGAGGACAAAGAGAAAGTTTCAAAACGTGCGGTACAATATATGAAAGGTTTGCAAGAGGGGCATGTGATGGCATGTGCGAAACATTTTCCCGGGCATGGAAATACAGAATCCGATTCACATTTAGATTTACCTATCATACACCAACCTATTGCAGAAATTGATACCGTAGAATTATATCCTTTCCGTCATTTATTTGCCGCTGGTGTCGCTTCTGTAATGGCCGCACATTTATATATACCAGCTATTGATAGTACGCAAAATACTGCTACTTCTATATCAGAAAAAGCAGTAACGGAATTATTGAAAACCAAATTAGGCTATACTGGATTGGTAATTACCGATGGACTTGCCATGAAAGGTGTTGCAAAATTTTATACCCCTCACGAACTTGCCCTTAAAGCACTCAAAGCAGGTAATGATATATTATTGTGTGCCGAAGATGTGCCGCAATCAGTAAGTTACATTTTGGATGCTGTAAAAAAAGGGAAGCTTAAAATGAGTGAAATAGATATCAGCGTGAAGAAAATTCTGGCTGCAAAATATTGGGTAGGCCTGGCAAATTACAAAGCTATTGATACCGCCAATTTATATAATGGTTTGAACAAACCAGACTATTATGAGGCAAGGCAATTGATGGCACAAGATGCTGTATGTTTGGTTAATCTTCATAATAAACTATTGCCCTTGAAACCTGGTCAAAAAATTATAGCTGTTTCAGTGGGAACAGGCAAACTCACAAGATTTCAAGAGATGTTGAGTTTATATACTCCAATGCAAATATTGGCCTTGGATAAATATCAGGGAACTGCCTATTTTGATTCTATCATACAAATCCTTAAAAAGGCTGATGTGGTAATTGCCTCGGTACAAAATACCAGCAGGTTTCTTACCAAACAGTTTGGGCTAACTAGCAACGAAATTAATTTTGTAAATGCACTTCCGCGTAACAAAACGCTACTGGTACATTTTGGAAATGTATATGCCTTGGATTCTTTCGAAAATTTTAGAAATATCATCAATGCAAATGAAGATTGGGAACACTATCAGGAGGCTGCTGCACAGCTAATTTCGGGAAGTATATTTCGCATGGACCAAGCCACTTTGCCAGTTTCAGCATCCAAAGAATATAGTTATAATATGGGTGAAGGTTTTCCATTTTTACGCCGTCCGTATCACGATCTCAATAATACAAGTGCAAAATTACTCGAGCATAAAATAGATAGTATTGTGAAAGCCGCAATAGATTCGCAAGCTACTCCAGGCTGCCAAATACTGGTTTCGCACCAAGGCCGATTGGTATTGCATAAAGCTTATGGAACCCATACTTATATAGATAGCCAATTGGTGAAATTAAATGATATATATGATATTGCTTCTGTAACCAAAATTATGTCGACCACCCTTGCAGTAATGAAATTGGTGGAGAATGGTGATATTAAATTGGATGAAAAATTGAGTACGTATTTGAAAGATCTACGTAAAACAAACAAGAAAGATATCATACTTAAAGATGTGCTCACACACCGTGCTGGCTTGCAGGAATGGATTCCGTTCTATCAATACACACTCATGGATAAGCAACCCAGTCCTTATATATATATGAACCGCAAATATGAGGACTATACTATACAGGTAGCCGATAGTTTATGGATGAATGAAAAGTATATTGATACGATATGGCAAACAATATATAAATCGACATTAATAGAGCCTGGCAAATATGCTTATAGTGATATTGGTTTTATATTATTACAAAAACTGGTAGAAAAAGTGAGTGGCAAAAAATTGGATAACTATATGAATCATAATTTCTATGAACCCATGGGGTTTGCAACCATGACATATAATCCGATGGAAAAATTTACTAAGCAAAAACTCATAGCAACAGAAAATGATAGTGCTTTTAGAAGGCAGCTTATACACGGATTTGTACACGATCCTGCTGCTGCAATGATGGGCGGCGTGGCTGGCCATGCTGGGGTTTTCTCCAATGCTTTTGATATATTTCAAATCATGCAAATGTTGATGAATAATGGAAGCTATCAAGGTAAAACATATTTCAAACCCGAAACTGTGGCATTGTTTAATAAAGCACATTTCGCAGGCTTACGCCGTGGCTTGGGCTTCGACAAACCAGAAACTACAGTCGGCAAAGGTAGTCCTTGTACCAAGTATGCATCGCCTGAAACTTTTGGACACCAAGGTTTCACGGGTACCTGCACTTGGGCCGACCCTACCAATAGTATTATAATAGTTTTCTTAAGTAACCGTGTTAATCCCGATGCTGCAAATACGAAACTTAGCAAAATGAATGTGAGAACTGCTATTCAGGATGCGGCGTATGAGGTGTTGGTGAAGTGA
- a CDS encoding 3-hydroxyacyl-CoA dehydrogenase family protein, which yields MKIVCTGTLKQQEELRAKLNDVELSYCNVDEFVGANLQNFDLIIDLDFDSDPISKAKAYKNVEGKCMILGATKTNLYSHFTGSKNYIIGINNLCGFINKPIWEMTALNTESENQWNIIAAALKLDCKTVHDRVGMVSPRVICMIINEAYYTVQEGTANKSDIDIAMKLGTSYPYGPFEWAGILGLKNVYDVLSSVYEDTKDERYKICPMLRKEATL from the coding sequence ATGAAAATTGTATGCACAGGCACATTGAAGCAGCAAGAAGAACTGCGTGCAAAGTTAAACGATGTTGAGTTATCATATTGTAATGTTGATGAATTTGTTGGTGCAAACCTACAAAATTTTGATTTGATAATTGACCTCGATTTTGATTCCGATCCAATATCAAAAGCAAAAGCTTATAAAAATGTAGAAGGCAAATGTATGATATTGGGTGCAACCAAAACAAATTTATACAGTCATTTTACAGGTTCGAAAAACTATATAATAGGAATTAATAACCTCTGCGGTTTCATCAATAAACCAATTTGGGAAATGACTGCTTTGAATACCGAAAGTGAAAACCAATGGAATATTATAGCTGCTGCTCTTAAACTCGATTGCAAAACTGTGCACGATCGCGTAGGTATGGTATCTCCACGGGTTATTTGTATGATAATAAATGAGGCCTATTATACCGTGCAAGAAGGCACTGCCAATAAAAGTGATATTGATATTGCGATGAAATTGGGAACGTCATATCCCTATGGACCTTTTGAGTGGGCAGGAATTTTAGGATTGAAAAATGTATATGATGTTTTATCATCTGTATATGAGGATACGAAGGACGAACGATATAAGATTTGTCCGATGCTGAGGAAAGAAGCGACATTATAA
- a CDS encoding RidA family protein, with protein MHKEVIKTENAPQPIGPYSQAVKVGNMLYVSGQIPLNPTTGTMVTGDIKAETKQVMENLKAILTEAKTIFDSVVKATIFCTDLNDFAAINEMYGSYFTVMPPARETVQVSRLPKDARVEISMIVLIP; from the coding sequence ATGCACAAAGAAGTTATAAAAACTGAAAATGCCCCGCAACCCATTGGCCCTTATAGCCAAGCCGTGAAAGTGGGCAACATGCTTTACGTATCGGGTCAGATACCTTTAAATCCCACTACAGGTACTATGGTTACTGGTGATATCAAGGCTGAAACCAAGCAAGTAATGGAAAATCTGAAAGCCATTCTCACTGAGGCTAAAACCATTTTTGACAGCGTGGTGAAGGCTACTATTTTCTGCACCGACCTTAACGATTTTGCAGCCATCAACGAAATGTATGGAAGTTATTTCACGGTGATGCCACCCGCCCGTGAAACTGTGCAGGTATCACGTTTGCCTAAGGATGCAAGGGTTGAGATATCGATGATTGTATTAATACCTTAA
- a CDS encoding DUF4249 domain-containing protein, producing the protein MKNKILYILIGTTLLFSSCEDVIKVDLPKDQQSNLVVDAYIYSDSVAKVTLTMSLPYFDTMANPKVKADLVTITDNINIDTLVENPVASGIYVGKNMKGVVGNTYTLKIKYNNTEYVATDKLNRTTQFDSLYFIDFPFGRPGNPYNKFSNINHTDPAGLGDNYIAYFWRNDTAFNTLNDLNFTTDQFIDGNQAKDVYIGRPVKKGDKVRVEVHSLSANAYNYYFQMINNAVRQQSLFAPPPAPYKGNISGNALGFFKASAVVAKEAVVN; encoded by the coding sequence ATGAAAAATAAAATATTATATATATTAATAGGTACTACGCTGCTATTCTCTTCATGCGAGGATGTGATAAAAGTAGATTTACCCAAAGATCAACAAAGCAATTTGGTAGTGGATGCATACATATATAGTGATAGTGTGGCAAAGGTTACTCTTACCATGAGCTTGCCTTATTTCGATACTATGGCAAATCCAAAAGTGAAAGCTGACTTGGTTACTATTACCGATAATATCAATATTGATACTTTGGTTGAAAACCCTGTGGCAAGTGGAATATATGTCGGTAAAAATATGAAAGGCGTAGTAGGAAATACTTATACCTTAAAAATAAAGTATAATAATACTGAATATGTGGCAACCGATAAATTGAATCGTACCACACAGTTTGATAGTTTATATTTTATCGATTTTCCATTTGGCAGACCAGGTAACCCATATAATAAATTCAGTAATATAAACCATACCGACCCTGCTGGGCTTGGCGATAATTATATAGCGTATTTTTGGAGGAATGACACCGCTTTCAATACTTTGAATGACCTCAACTTTACCACGGACCAATTTATTGATGGCAATCAGGCCAAAGATGTATATATAGGACGCCCAGTAAAAAAGGGAGATAAGGTAAGAGTTGAAGTTCATTCACTCAGTGCCAATGCATATAATTATTATTTCCAAATGATCAATAACGCAGTACGCCAGCAAAGTTTATTTGCCCCGCCACCAGCACCCTACAAAGGAAATATAAGTGGCAATGCTCTCGGTTTCTTCAAAGCATCTGCAGTTGTTGCTAAGGAAGCAGTGGTGAATTAG
- a CDS encoding carboxypeptidase-like regulatory domain-containing protein gives MKKILISFFLIGSLFSSAQTYNISGHVKDGQNGEDISGASITVKDRNNKVLSNSYGFYSLSLPKGSYEINCIAVNFDSYIQLLELTSDTTLNIELKVQTKELESVTIKEKRSNKNVEKVEMSTVQLSSATIKRIPAVLGEVDVIKSIQLLPGVSTVGEGATGFNVRGGSVDQNLILQDEAPIYNSSHALGFFSVFNPDAVKDVKLIKGGIPANYGGRLSSVLDIRMKDGNMKKFHGSGGIGTIFSRVMLEGPIVKDKSSYMVAFRRSYIDLFFPFASNAQLKKSSINFTDFNAKFNYILDKKNRLYVSGYYGRDAFGFADLFATSWGNTNLTVRWNHLYNNRKHFANITGVVSNYNYDLGSTSGSSAFKWISNIRFYNLKYDHTYYINSNNTFLFGGNMIYYDFNPGQTDPVTGQSSFINQIKMEKKFAIEPNLYISNEQTVSRRLTLQYGIRYNGFAQMGKSSVYTYSDPNNRIASQISDTTVYDAGKIIKFYQGLEPRISFKYSLKNSNSIKGSYNRTRQNIHLITQTSAATPLDIYWPSDNYFKPQVADQVALGYFQNFKRNIYETSVEVFYKKYMNVIDFKSGAQLIANPALETEMLRGIGYSYGAEFFVRKTEGKLTGWISYTYSRTRRQIVGINEDKWYFAPYDKTNNLSITASYEFTKKWTFGSNCVYSTGAPITGMAQKFTYQGYLLGQASLRNSIRVPDYFRIDFSASFKPRKRKYWQGEWVFSAYNVTSRRNAYSVYFRQNTDTKLTEAVRISVFGSIIPAVTYNFNF, from the coding sequence ATGAAAAAAATATTAATATCATTCTTTTTAATCGGCAGTCTATTTTCTTCAGCACAAACTTATAATATTAGTGGCCATGTAAAAGATGGACAAAATGGTGAAGACATTAGTGGAGCAAGCATTACAGTGAAGGATAGAAACAATAAAGTATTATCTAATAGCTATGGATTCTACTCTTTATCATTGCCTAAAGGAAGTTATGAAATTAATTGTATAGCTGTAAATTTTGATAGTTATATCCAGCTACTTGAGTTAACTTCTGATACAACGCTCAATATAGAACTTAAGGTACAAACGAAAGAACTGGAAAGTGTAACAATTAAAGAAAAACGCAGTAATAAAAATGTGGAAAAGGTAGAGATGAGCACGGTGCAATTATCATCTGCTACCATTAAGAGAATCCCAGCGGTATTGGGCGAAGTAGATGTAATTAAGTCTATACAATTATTGCCAGGCGTTTCTACAGTGGGAGAGGGGGCTACAGGATTTAATGTAAGAGGAGGCTCGGTCGATCAAAATTTGATTTTACAGGATGAAGCACCCATATATAATTCATCTCATGCCTTGGGTTTTTTCTCAGTATTTAACCCTGATGCGGTGAAGGATGTAAAGTTGATCAAAGGTGGTATTCCAGCCAATTATGGTGGTAGATTATCATCGGTACTCGATATAAGAATGAAGGATGGGAATATGAAAAAATTTCATGGTAGTGGAGGCATAGGTACCATATTTTCTAGAGTTATGTTGGAAGGGCCTATCGTAAAAGACAAAAGCTCCTATATGGTTGCTTTTCGTCGCAGCTATATTGATTTATTTTTCCCATTTGCAAGTAATGCACAATTGAAAAAAAGTTCTATCAACTTTACAGATTTTAATGCCAAATTTAATTATATATTGGACAAGAAAAACCGATTGTATGTGAGCGGCTATTATGGTAGAGACGCTTTTGGATTTGCTGATTTGTTTGCAACCAGTTGGGGCAATACAAATCTTACTGTTCGGTGGAACCATTTATATAATAACCGCAAACACTTTGCAAACATCACTGGTGTGGTAAGCAATTATAATTATGACTTAGGTTCAACTTCGGGAAGTAGTGCCTTTAAATGGATTTCAAATATTAGATTTTATAACCTTAAATATGACCATACTTATTATATAAATTCTAACAATACTTTTTTGTTTGGCGGCAATATGATATATTATGATTTCAATCCAGGCCAAACAGACCCAGTAACGGGGCAAAGTTCGTTTATCAACCAAATCAAGATGGAGAAAAAATTTGCGATTGAACCCAATTTATATATAAGCAACGAACAAACAGTTAGTAGAAGACTTACGTTACAGTATGGTATTAGATATAATGGTTTTGCTCAGATGGGCAAATCAAGTGTATATACTTACAGTGACCCTAATAATAGGATAGCCTCGCAGATTAGTGATACTACAGTGTATGATGCAGGAAAAATTATCAAATTTTACCAAGGGCTTGAGCCGAGGATATCGTTTAAATATAGTTTGAAAAATTCAAATTCTATAAAAGGAAGTTATAATAGAACCCGTCAAAATATACATTTAATTACACAAACAAGTGCAGCAACTCCTCTAGATATTTATTGGCCTAGCGATAACTATTTCAAACCCCAAGTGGCCGACCAAGTAGCATTAGGTTATTTTCAAAATTTTAAAAGAAATATATATGAAACATCGGTAGAAGTATTCTATAAAAAATATATGAATGTAATAGATTTTAAAAGTGGAGCACAGCTAATTGCCAATCCTGCTCTTGAAACTGAGATGCTGAGAGGTATTGGATATAGCTATGGTGCAGAGTTTTTTGTTCGCAAAACGGAAGGAAAACTTACGGGTTGGATAAGCTATACCTATAGCCGCACACGTAGGCAAATAGTTGGTATTAATGAAGATAAATGGTATTTCGCTCCTTATGATAAAACAAATAATTTAAGTATTACAGCATCGTATGAGTTCACAAAAAAATGGACTTTTGGAAGTAATTGTGTATATAGTACTGGTGCACCAATTACAGGTATGGCTCAGAAATTTACTTACCAAGGATACTTACTAGGGCAAGCCAGTTTACGTAACAGTATTCGTGTGCCAGATTATTTTAGGATAGATTTCTCGGCTAGTTTTAAACCACGCAAAAGGAAGTATTGGCAGGGTGAGTGGGTATTCTCAGCATATAATGTTACTTCACGACGTAATGCGTATTCTGTATATTTTCGACAAAACACCGATACCAAACTGACTGAAGCAGTAAGGATTTCAGTATTCGGGTCTATTATACCTGCCGTAACCTATAACTTCAATTTTTAA
- a CDS encoding glucosaminidase domain-containing protein yields MSKRNWIKLLLLIVLITNILFLTRIDKMTKEIAALNLSNDSLQKHIGHLYRDPVMLVDSILTPANVMKYVRLKGIKWPKVVWAQAMVETGYFTCTSCCLQKNNLFGFMAGPGQCMEFDKWQDCVDYYDEWQRKRYTKKEDYFHFLNRIKYASFKGYTTHIAQILMDNSMVYDEK; encoded by the coding sequence ATGTCAAAAAGAAACTGGATAAAACTATTGCTACTTATTGTTTTAATAACAAATATTTTGTTTCTTACCAGAATAGATAAGATGACAAAAGAGATAGCTGCTCTCAATTTATCCAATGATTCTTTGCAAAAACATATAGGTCATCTATATCGTGATCCAGTGATGTTGGTAGACAGTATTCTCACGCCCGCCAATGTGATGAAGTATGTGAGACTCAAAGGTATTAAATGGCCCAAAGTGGTATGGGCACAAGCGATGGTAGAAACAGGATACTTTACTTGCACCAGTTGTTGTCTGCAAAAAAATAATCTATTTGGTTTTATGGCTGGCCCAGGCCAATGTATGGAATTTGATAAGTGGCAAGATTGTGTAGATTATTATGACGAATGGCAAAGAAAAAGATATACAAAAAAAGAAGATTATTTTCACTTTTTGAATAGAATTAAGTATGCATCCTTTAAAGGATATACAACCCACATTGCCCAGATATTGATGGACAATAGTATGGTGTATGATGAGAAGTAG
- a CDS encoding T9SS type A sorting domain-containing protein, which yields MSGNLTHEATLNGNGKIEMMGTTAQTIDMGSDSAYDLVINNTANTTLINSIVILDNLDFSNGKVILGSYNMNLVEAANVSNYSSSKYIVTDGTGSLIQNGIGTSGRTGSIDFPIGASTSSYNPATINNSGTKDNFSVKVYPTIYNSYSGGVGSGGSLSSTEEVDRTWIINEATNGGSNATLTLQWNASDEDASFSRNNCAIAYYDGTTWVRNINGAAATGSNPYTRSVSGVAEFANTPYGLGSNNSPLPVQFLDFDVVKQNFDAHITWSTALQYNTNNFEVERSFDMIHFETIGSLPALKNSSTNSYYTFDDKAILQYMIGNNLPYVYYRIKENDKDGKSQSTAVKSLNISSNATASMSMESVKVLPNPYSDNFAILYTMNSNMHIDFRLLDVNGKLIYTQSANALKGINQFDFKGFDHLASGLYMIEARMQNGEKQLYKIMKN from the coding sequence GTGAGTGGTAATTTGACCCATGAAGCTACACTAAATGGGAATGGCAAAATAGAAATGATGGGCACCACTGCTCAAACGATTGATATGGGCAGCGACAGTGCTTATGATTTGGTGATAAACAATACGGCCAATACCACGCTCATTAATTCCATAGTTATATTAGACAACCTCGATTTCTCCAATGGTAAGGTGATACTAGGTTCCTATAATATGAATTTGGTAGAAGCCGCAAACGTGAGCAACTATTCATCAAGTAAATATATAGTAACAGATGGTACCGGAAGTTTAATACAAAATGGAATTGGCACTAGTGGCCGCACTGGAAGTATTGATTTCCCTATTGGAGCAAGCACTAGTTCGTATAATCCTGCTACTATAAATAACAGTGGAACGAAGGATAATTTTTCGGTAAAAGTATATCCCACAATATATAATAGTTATAGTGGCGGAGTAGGCAGTGGTGGCTCATTGAGCAGTACAGAAGAAGTAGATCGCACTTGGATTATTAACGAAGCAACCAATGGTGGCAGCAATGCTACACTTACTTTACAATGGAATGCAAGTGATGAAGATGCATCTTTTTCGCGTAACAATTGTGCTATTGCCTATTATGATGGTACAACTTGGGTAAGGAATATAAATGGTGCAGCAGCCACTGGTTCTAATCCTTATACCCGTTCAGTTTCGGGAGTAGCGGAATTTGCAAATACACCCTACGGATTGGGAAGCAATAATTCTCCATTACCCGTTCAGTTCCTCGATTTTGATGTAGTAAAACAAAATTTCGATGCCCATATTACTTGGTCAACAGCCCTTCAATACAATACCAATAATTTTGAAGTGGAACGTAGTTTCGATATGATACATTTTGAAACAATAGGTTCACTTCCCGCATTAAAAAATTCAAGCACAAACAGTTATTATACTTTCGACGATAAAGCCATTTTACAATATATGATAGGTAATAATTTGCCCTATGTATATTATCGAATAAAAGAAAACGATAAAGATGGTAAATCTCAAAGCACTGCGGTAAAATCCTTGAATATATCGAGTAATGCTACTGCAAGTATGAGTATGGAAAGTGTGAAAGTATTACCTAATCCGTATTCAGATAATTTTGCTATATTATATACGATGAACAGCAATATGCATATCGATTTTAGGTTATTGGATGTTAATGGCAAACTTATATATACCCAAAGTGCAAATGCTTTAAAGGGTATCAACCAATTTGATTTTAAAGGTTTTGACCACTTGGCATCAGGTTTATATATGATAGAAGCTCGAATGCAAAATGGCGAAAAGCAATTGTATAAAATTATGAAGAATTAA